One Brachyspira suanatina DNA segment encodes these proteins:
- a CDS encoding helix-turn-helix transcriptional regulator has product MENKLLREKIRDLDLRISDLAEYLKISRPTLYKYIDMYEEGNRSTIDTKILNLFDYIQNSKNIGNNNVIYYIMNNIVENSNTNNTEEGKRMKIKSLLKTENKTKEDFIYMLTEDNFFDPILDYLMKCKKLSTDPDKKLSEEDYEFISPLMSLYKSQGFRMRLSNKDK; this is encoded by the coding sequence ATGGAAAACAAATTATTAAGAGAAAAAATAAGAGATTTAGATTTGAGAATATCTGATCTGGCAGAATATCTTAAAATATCAAGGCCTACTTTATATAAATATATAGATATGTACGAAGAAGGCAACAGAAGTACGATAGACACAAAAATATTAAATCTCTTTGATTATATACAAAACAGTAAAAATATAGGAAATAATAATGTTATTTATTATATAATGAATAATATTGTTGAGAACAGCAATACAAATAATACTGAGGAGGGTAAAAGGATGAAGATAAAATCATTATTAAAGACGGAAAATAAAACAAAAGAGGATTTTATATATATGCTTACAGAGGATAATTTTTTTGATCCTATATTAGATTATTTGATGAAATGCAAAAAACTTTCTACTGATCCGGATAAAAAATTATCTGAGGAAGATTATGAGTTTATATCTCCTCTTATGAGTTTATATAAATCTCAAGGTTTTAGAATGAGATTATCAAATAAAGATAAGTAA